A window of Streptomyces gilvosporeus contains these coding sequences:
- a CDS encoding HdeD family acid-resistance protein: MASSSFDSSGAGPPRGTETPDASGTESLGGLADMGWQALLTMGLAAIALGVVVLAWPQETLRVVGVLFGVYLLVIGVFQLVAAFGTHVPRHLRALHFLAGALSVLLGLICFRGTLESILLLALWIGFGWLVRGIMVTATAASAPRDMPARGWMLFAGIIGLLAGTVLIVAPFTSIAALTLTVSIMAIVLGAVEVFHAIRMRADVSRLAPGTTAERRPLFHSRPHPQH; this comes from the coding sequence ATGGCTTCCTCTTCCTTCGATTCCTCGGGTGCCGGCCCTCCGCGCGGCACCGAGACACCGGACGCCTCCGGCACCGAAAGCCTGGGTGGCTTGGCCGACATGGGCTGGCAGGCCCTTCTCACCATGGGCCTGGCTGCCATCGCACTGGGTGTCGTGGTCCTTGCCTGGCCTCAGGAGACGCTGCGGGTCGTCGGCGTGCTCTTCGGCGTCTATCTGCTGGTCATCGGTGTCTTCCAGCTGGTCGCCGCCTTCGGTACGCATGTCCCCCGGCATCTTCGGGCGCTGCATTTCCTCGCCGGTGCGCTCTCCGTCCTCCTGGGTCTGATCTGCTTCCGGGGCACGCTGGAGTCGATTCTGCTGCTCGCCCTGTGGATCGGCTTCGGTTGGCTGGTGCGCGGCATCATGGTGACAGCGACGGCTGCCTCCGCTCCCCGGGATATGCCGGCACGAGGCTGGATGCTGTTCGCCGGAATCATCGGCTTGCTGGCAGGCACCGTGCTGATCGTCGCGCCGTTCACCTCGATCGCCGCGCTCACCCTGACGGTGAGCATCATGGCCATAGTCCTTGGGGCGGTTGAGGTATTCCACGCCATAAGGATGCGGGCCGACGTCAGCCGCCTCGCTCCCGGCACCACTGCCGAGCGACGTCCGCTGTTCCACTCCCGGCCGCACCCCCAGCACTGA